Proteins encoded in a region of the Populus nigra chromosome 3, ddPopNigr1.1, whole genome shotgun sequence genome:
- the LOC133689074 gene encoding uncharacterized protein LOC133689074 encodes MDVLDSPIDALVFDYVNLGILTIINNLWTWLAVITAAVSFWRIRAAGAVKTLAEPSPSPDYIERKITESSHPETRTTTTPKSVTEPAAPGSVSSSPSVFEDNGAKKGKFVVYYYQDDDRQNEGNIDNGDDDGEEELTVLGEWGRCGGEITLWERMLRVRMGEYGWYRCQDLTVINGNVVRLWDGVRREKNSSGSSVAW; translated from the coding sequence aTGGATGTTTTAGATTCTCCAATTGATGCTTTGGTTTTTGATTATGTGAATCTTGGGATTCTTACTATCATTAACAATTTATGGACGTGGCTTGCCGTTATAACAGCTGCCGTTAGCTTTTGGAGGATCAGAGCCGCCGGAGCCGTCAAAACGCTGGCGGAACCATCACCTTCACCGGATTACATTGAACGCAAAATCACTGAGTCATCTCATCCCGaaacaagaacaacaacaacgcCTAAGTCAGTTACAGAACCAGCAGCTCCCGGTTCAGTGAGTTCGAGTCCATCAGTGTTTGAAGACAATGGAGCGAAAAAAGGGAAGTTTGTGGTGTATTATTATCAAGATGATGACAGGCAAAATGAAGGTAACATTGACAACGGCGACGACGACGGCGAGGAGGAGTTAACGGTTCTTGGAGAGTGGGGTAGGTGCGGGGGAGAGATAACATTGTGGGAGAGAATGTTGAGGGTGAGAATGGGGGAATATGGATGGTACAGATGTCAGGATTTGACGGTCATTAACGGCAACGTTGTTAGGTTATGGGATGGTGTTAGAAGGGAAAAGAACAGCTCGGGCAGTAGTGTTGCTTGGTAG